A segment of the Gopherus evgoodei ecotype Sinaloan lineage unplaced genomic scaffold, rGopEvg1_v1.p scaffold_56_arrow_ctg1, whole genome shotgun sequence genome:
GCGCTCAGCAACCATGGGGCTCACTTCCTGTGCCCGTCACCCTGGGGAGCCGCCAGACCTGTCCCacacccactacccagaggagctgccagacatGCCCTGCACCCACCAACCAGAGGAGATGCCAGAGCTGCCGCTCGCCCGCTACCTGGAGGAACCCCTGCTTCTGGATCCCCCAGAAGACACTGTCCAGACTCGGGTACCACACAAGGGGGAGtccggaagtagcccgggggcagccgaccctactgtggctgcagcactgccagagcccatgtcgatgtgttgcggtcaggatccccactgacacagcagcgggTCATCTACCGCTGCTACCAGGCTGGGATGCAGCGGGATGGAAGGGCCTGCGtcctccctgccacccaactTGTGAGtgtcagtctccccctctcccaggccttttGGAGGTTTGGGTCTACTGTGACAGCTCAGCCCCTGCCCGAGGGCCTGAGTCATTGCTGCCCCGCCCCGACCGAGGTCCCTGACATGACTGTACTTATGTCTGCCTCCAAAAGGGCTGCCAGGGAAGACTCCCGCGGCCAGACTAATTCCCCAAACCTCAGCAGTGTGcagtgagccggtgtggctcccctccgccccagaGAGGGTGGAGCGCTGGCCAGCTCCTCTACAGGGCGGGTCACTTGCCAGGGTTATCtgggtatgtcataaacagatggttaagggttaatgcctcttttacctgtaaagcgttaagaagctcagtaaacctggctgacacctgaccaaagaaccagtcaggagataagatactttcaaatcgtggtggagggaagcctttgtttgtgctctttgttttgggggttgtttgctctcaggactaagagggaccagacgtcaatccaggctctccaaatctttctgaatcagtctctcatgtttcaaacttgtaagtaatcagccaggcaaggcgtgttagtcttatttttgttttctcaacttgtaaatgttcttttttgctgagaggattttacctttcagcaaactttgaatctaaggctagagggggttcctctgggctatatgaatctgaataccctgtaaagtattttccatcctgattttacagagctgatttttacctttctttctttttaagaacctgattgatttttccttcttttaagatcaaaggggattggatctgaactcaccaggaattggtgggggaaaggaggtggggaatgattaaattctccttgtgttaagatccaaggggttggattagTGTTCACCaagaacttggtgaaaaagcctctcaaggctgcctcgggggggaaggttttggggggacaggaagtgttccagacactgacatttctggatggtggcagtattaccagatctaagctagtaattaagcttagaagtgtccatgcaggtccccacatctgtaccctaaagttcagagtgggggaggaaccttgacagggtaCCTCTCACTTgatcagttccctgccattggCTCTCCTGTGCACTGCCTGGGGCCCAGTCTCCCGAGGTTGGTCTTGTTTCAATGGTTGAGTtgagtgtgcagggctggctggggcttGTGGGCTGTGTTGGATGGGAGGTCAGGCTGGCCTGAGACTCTCTGActcagtgcctggcacactgggTAGTAGTCAGGTAGCCCTGATGCCCAGGGCTTGCCTGCACAGAGGTGCACGTTACTGTAGTGTCACTGCTCCCGGACCCAGCGCTAGCCAGGTTGAATCTAGCTGGGGTATGTCCGTGGAGCTGCAGCCACACCTGATGTTGATGGCGTGGACCTCCTGGCTGGCAGAGTAAAGAGGACCCCGTAACATGATGTTCAAACTCAAAGGGGTTTAATTGAATCTTTATTCATGGCAGTTGATACATTCATGGCCAGGTTCCCAGCTCTCCCCTGGAAGCAAGAATGTCTGTGAGCATCAGGGGCTTGAGCGGACATCCACACCCCTGGCGTGAGCACTAAACCCACAGCTCTGCTGTCTCCTTGTGAGTCACGTTGGCTAAGGCTGGCCTGGGAGTAAGTTCCACACGCTCCTGGGTTAatctttaatttctctctcattttattcTCGTCTTTAAATACTTGTAGACATTCCCCACTAATGGAACGGTCCCCAAATTGCTTTCATTAGTGGTATGTTATAATTACCCTTGTGCTGCAAGCCTAGCAGGCACACGCCATCGACCAGTGCAGCTTTATGCCTCTGGGGTAAAGAAAAGGTCTTCCCACTCCTGCGGCCCTGCGCGTTGCTGGTGAGTAGGCTGATGAGACGGGGTACTAGGCGAAGGGCTAGGGGGACGGCTGGTGGTGCTCAGCAAAAATGTCATTGCCAGGCAAGTCTGTGGGGCAGGTGAGCTTTCAAAAATAAGTTTGGGCTCCCAAGATGCATCTCAGGTTGTTGCAGCTTCAGACATTCCTCCAAGCATGTTAGTTACGTGAGAGACCAGGGGGGTGTCTGTGAGGCAGGGAGTCAGAGCAGGAGCGTTCACAGCTGGAATCGTCTTACAGTTTATTGTCCTGAACTGCAACGACAATAGGACAGAGGGGGCTTAAAATGAGTCCTTGTCCTCCTGGCCCTTGTGCAACCCGTTGGCACCCTGGAGTCTGAGCACTGAGTGAACCTGGCCCCCTGCATGTGGAATCTGCAGTGGCCCAAACTTATTTCAGCCAAAGCTGCAATCTAACCAGGAATTTCAGGCTGGAAAACTGCCTTTATCCATGCGCCCAGCAGGAAGCTGGAGACATGCTGCAAGGCACACATGGGAAGGGATGTACTATGTGTGTGGGATGCACGTGCCCTGGTGCACGCATGGGATATGTACTATCTTGTTTCACATGCTGAAGGTGCTATAGGTGGGTATGAAAATGGACCCACACAGTGCTGGTACCTGGTATTTTACCTGGTTGCCTGCTTAGATTTAGGGCAAATTTTTCTTCTCAAATGTAGCTTGAATAATCTTGGGTTATGcacagtttgggggtgggaattgCCCTGCCGGGATTCCTGCTGCTCAGCCAAGGCTCCATCCTGCCTGGTGCTGAGCATGCAGGCCCGAACCAGCAGAGCAATGAAGCACAGGAGTAGCCCCACTGGAGGGGAGCACATTGCTGGACTGAGATCCCAGTGACTCTGCCCTCCCTTGCGCCTAGCAAGGCCTGGAATTCTTGCTCTCATGATGAAGGGAGGTTACTGAAGGCCAGGAGAGGAACTGGCATGGTGAGGGATGAAGTCAGGTCTCAGGTGCTGCATAAGGAACAtcagacagacaaggtgggggagagaatatctttgactggaccaacttcggttggtgagagagatgagctttcaagCTCATACAGAGTTCGTCTTCAGGCCTGAAGgcttgtcccagccctgcagaagagCTCAGTGGGAACTCAAAGGCTTGTCACTGTCTCCCACCAACCAAAGTTGGCCTGATCGAAGATATTCCCTctctcatagggtgaccagacagcaaatgtgaaaaatcgggacggggatggggggtaataggagcctatataagaaaaagactcaaaaatcaggactgtccctactcCTCCGCCTTGTCTCCCCACTGTTCTGGGTTCACCATGGCTACAGAAGGGCTGCATACATATAACGAACATGTCGTGTCAGGTGTGCCTCAGAGGCCCATAGATGATAACCGCTATGGGAACGTATGATGCCACGTGCAATACTTCCGAATAAATCACATTTGACACAGCGTTGAGAACTGCAACCTGTCCTTTAGGTGAAGCTGTCCCTGGAAGTAACGATTATCACCCCAGTATTATTATATGTATCATGATGGCACCTGAGCACAACTGAGAACAGGTAAGAGCTGTTAGTGTGACTTAAGGATTTGTGATCCAGGGGCTCTGAGCTGACCTTTCCTCTTTTTTGATCACAGGGTGATTCACAGGTTCATTTTGCATTTTCACAGGGGTTTAAAGCTGACCAGGACAGAGATTGCTCATCATGACAGATTTCAATAGCACCAACTTTCAGCCCACAATGTTCCAGCTGGCTGGGTTCCCGGGCCTGGAAGCTGCTAATCACTGGATCTCGATCCCTTTCTGTGTGTTTTACATCACTGCCATTGTAGGGAATTGCACTGTTCTCTGCATTATCTGGGCAGACCGGCATCTCCACCAGCCCATGTATTTGTTCCTTTGCATGTTGTCCGTCAATGACCTCGGTGTTATGCTGTCGACCCTGCCCACGGTGCTCAGCATCTTCTGCTTCGATGTCACAGACATCGCATTCGATGCCTGCCTGACCCAGATGTTTTTCATTCACTTCTTTTCCAACATGGGGTCGGGGATTTTACTGGCCATGTCATTCGATCGCTTTGTCGCCATCCGCGACCCACTGCGCTACGCGGCCATCTTCACCAACCCCAGGATTGTGAGAATCTGGCTGGCCATTGTGGTTAGAAGCTTCAGTGTGGTTTTACCGTTACCCATTCTTATTAAACGCTTGCCTTTCTGCCGTGCTGAAGTCCTGTCGCACGCCTACTGTCTACACCCTGACGTGATGAGGCTGGCATGTGCGGACATCACAGTCAATAACATCTACGGCTTATGTGCTGTTCTCTTTGTCTTCGGAATAGACTTGCTGATTATTGTCATCTCCTACATTCTGATTATGACGACCATCTTCAGTATCGCCTCTGGGGGGCAGCGTCTCAAGGCCCTGAATACCTGCGTCTCCCATGTCTGCGCTGTCTTAATATTCTACATTCCAATGATCACAGTCTCTGTCATACACAGGTATGGCGAGAACGTCCCGCCGCTGGTCCACATTCTGATGTCCAGTGCTTACCTCTTTGTGCCCCCCGTGATAAACCCCATGGTTTACAGTATAAAAACCAAGGAGATTCGAAAGAGAATCCTCAAAATGTTCTCTAAGTAACTAACCCAACCTGGGTGTGAGATGGTTTCTGATGTCTATCTTTTTCATTTGtaagtggatggatggatggatggatggatggatggatggatgggtggctTAAAGTTTCAGAAGTGGCTAGTGATTTGGGGGTCTTCAGTCATGTGGTACCCAACTAGAGACATGgcaaaaggcctgattttcaaacagGGTTGGACACTTGTTCTCTGAAAATTTACACTTTGAAGACATCTCTGATTGGGCACCTAAAAACTGAAGCAACAAAAATTTCATGTCTCATTTGAAACATTAGGTCATGATTTCTGTATCGGGTGATTGGCTGACCATGA
Coding sequences within it:
- the LOC115643294 gene encoding olfactory receptor 51I1-like isoform X2: MTDFNSTNFQPTMFQLAGFPGLEAANHWISIPFCVFYITAIVGNCTVLCIIWADRHLHQPMYLFLCMLSVNDLGVMLSTLPTVLSIFCFDVTDIAFDACLTQMFFIHFFSNMGSGILLAMSFDRFVAIRDPLRYAAIFTNPRIVRIWLAIVVRSFSVVLPLPILIKRLPFCRAEVLSHAYCLHPDVMRLACADITVNNIYGLCAVLFVFGIDLLIIVISYILIMTTIFSIASGGQRLKALNTCVSHVCAVLIFYIPMITVSVIHRYGENVPPLVHILMSSAYLFVPPVINPMVYSIKTKEIRKRILKMFSK
- the LOC115643294 gene encoding olfactory receptor 51I1-like isoform X1; amino-acid sequence: MTDFNSTNFQPTMFQLAGFPGLEAANHWISIPFCVFYITAIVGNCTVLCIIWADRHLHQPMYLFLCMLSVNDLGVMLSTLPTVLSIFCFDVTDIAFDACLTQMFFIHFFSNMGSGILLAMSFDRFVAIRDPLRYAAIFTNPRIVRIWLAIVVRSFSVVLPLPILIKRLPFCRAEVLSHAYCLHPDVMRLACADITVNNIYGLCAVLFVFGIDLLIIVISYILIMTTIFSIASGGQRLKALNTCVSHVCAVLIFYIPMITVSVIHRYGENVPPLVHILMSSAYLFVPPVINPMVYSIKTKEIRKRILKIMLELR